From the Sphingomonas aliaeris genome, one window contains:
- a CDS encoding phosphoribosylanthranilate isomerase: protein MTLNAKICGLSTPETLDTAIRGGASHVGFVFFAPSPRNLSRERAQQLAARVPNHVTRVGVFVDPDDALLDSAISAGSLQALQLHTTSPERAAAIRAKTKLPVWAAVAVKQNVDLAAAARYQGIADRILYDAKTPAGATLPGGMGVRFDWTLLQGFRHPLPWALSGGLDPVNMAEAVRITGAELVDVSSGVGSSAGIKDPGKIAAFLKAASAL from the coding sequence ATGACACTCAACGCCAAGATCTGCGGTCTCTCGACTCCCGAAACGCTGGACACCGCGATACGCGGCGGGGCCAGCCATGTCGGCTTCGTCTTCTTCGCCCCCTCGCCGCGCAACCTGTCGCGGGAACGCGCGCAGCAACTGGCGGCGCGCGTGCCGAATCATGTCACGCGCGTCGGCGTATTCGTCGATCCCGACGACGCCTTGCTCGACTCCGCGATTTCCGCCGGCAGCCTGCAAGCCTTGCAACTTCACACCACCTCGCCCGAACGCGCCGCCGCGATCCGCGCGAAGACGAAGCTTCCGGTCTGGGCCGCAGTTGCGGTGAAACAGAACGTCGATCTTGCCGCCGCCGCCCGCTACCAGGGCATCGCCGACCGCATCCTGTACGATGCCAAGACGCCTGCCGGCGCGACCTTGCCCGGCGGCATGGGTGTCCGCTTCGACTGGACTTTGTTGCAGGGTTTCCGCCATCCGCTGCCCTGGGCGCTGTCCGGCGGGCTCGACCCCGTCAACATGGCGGAGGCGGTCCGCATCACCGGCGCCGAACTGGTCGACGTCTCGTCCGGCGTCGGATCCTCGGCGGGGATCAAGGATCCGGGCAAGATCGCTGCCTTCCTGAAGGCCGCGTCCGCACTCTAA
- the pyrF gene encoding orotidine-5'-phosphate decarboxylase, whose translation MSNRIFVALDTPDLARAKALAQRVHHHVGGLKLGLEFFMANGRSGVREMAELGLPIFLDLKFHDIPNTVAKAIQALRPLEPAILTVHASGGRAMLEDAKAAAPTGTKVVAVTMLTSLDDTDLASTGVRGSAHDQVLRLTELAMEAQIDGIVCSGEEVGAAKKAWPKGFFVVPGVRPSNGTIGDQKRVVTPRAALDSGASILVIGRPITQAENPDLAAREIEATL comes from the coding sequence ATGAGCAACCGCATCTTCGTCGCACTCGACACGCCCGATCTCGCCAGGGCGAAGGCGCTGGCGCAGCGCGTCCATCACCATGTCGGCGGCCTCAAACTCGGGCTCGAATTCTTCATGGCGAACGGCCGGTCGGGCGTTCGCGAGATGGCCGAACTAGGCCTGCCGATCTTCCTCGACCTCAAGTTCCACGACATTCCCAATACCGTCGCCAAGGCGATCCAGGCGCTGCGTCCGCTCGAACCCGCCATCCTGACCGTTCATGCCTCGGGCGGTCGCGCGATGCTGGAGGATGCCAAGGCCGCCGCGCCGACCGGCACGAAGGTCGTCGCGGTGACGATGCTCACCAGCCTGGACGATACCGATCTGGCCAGCACCGGCGTCCGCGGCAGCGCGCACGATCAGGTCCTGCGCCTGACCGAACTGGCGATGGAAGCGCAGATCGACGGCATCGTCTGTTCGGGCGAGGAAGTCGGCGCGGCGAAGAAGGCGTGGCCGAAGGGGTTCTTCGTCGTCCCCGGCGTCCGCCCGTCGAACGGCACGATCGGTGACCAGAAACGCGTCGTCACGCCCCGCGCCGCGCTCGATTCCGGCGCGTCGATCCTCGTCATCGGCCGTCCGATCACACAGGCCGAAAATCCGGACCTCGCCGCGCGCGAGATCGAAGCGACGCTGTAA
- a CDS encoding IS30 family transposase, with protein MGRRYRQLSLDERIEIARLHAAGLSDRAIAAAIGRDHTTIGRERRRNSQRTKVWDGGYAPARAHALAARRRRWDGRFKLVRQPDLREIVRKGLAMGHSPEQIAGRLARDAGRTVISHESIYRYVYHRSAQKDHWHRLLPRAKFRRGRYARRGGSPASFIQHRIPLSERPAEADRRDQPGHWEADYMLFARYGHNILVMHERQTRFTILDKPPHRKAALTASRIAARLGAIPRDMRRTISFDNGTEFAEHHRLRDRLGVATFFCDVRSPWQKGGVENTIGRLRRVLPRKTDLNTITHRQLCAYAERLNNTPRKCLDFQTPAEAFIALSNGALQT; from the coding sequence ATGGGGCGAAGATACAGGCAGCTCAGCCTAGACGAGCGGATCGAGATCGCGCGGCTGCATGCCGCCGGGCTGTCGGATCGTGCGATAGCGGCGGCGATCGGCCGGGATCATACGACGATCGGTCGCGAGCGGCGGCGCAATAGCCAGCGGACGAAGGTCTGGGACGGTGGCTATGCCCCGGCGCGGGCGCATGCGCTGGCGGCACGGCGGCGGCGCTGGGACGGCCGCTTCAAGCTGGTACGCCAGCCGGACCTGCGAGAGATCGTGAGGAAAGGCCTTGCGATGGGACATTCCCCCGAACAGATCGCCGGCCGGCTGGCGCGTGATGCTGGTCGCACCGTGATCAGCCATGAGTCAATCTATCGCTACGTCTATCACCGCTCGGCGCAGAAAGACCATTGGCACCGCCTGCTGCCCCGCGCGAAGTTCAGGCGCGGGCGATATGCACGCCGCGGCGGCAGTCCGGCCAGCTTCATCCAGCACCGTATACCCCTGTCCGAACGGCCCGCAGAGGCCGACCGGCGCGACCAGCCGGGCCACTGGGAGGCCGACTACATGCTGTTCGCCCGATACGGCCACAACATCCTCGTCATGCACGAACGACAGACCCGCTTCACCATCCTCGACAAGCCACCGCACCGCAAAGCCGCCTTGACCGCCAGCCGTATCGCAGCGCGGCTCGGCGCCATCCCCCGCGACATGCGGCGCACCATCAGCTTCGATAATGGCACCGAATTCGCCGAGCATCATCGCCTGCGCGATCGTCTCGGCGTCGCCACCTTCTTCTGCGATGTCCGCAGCCCCTGGCAAAAAGGCGGGGTCGAAAATACCATCGGACGGCTGCGCCGCGTCCTGCCCCGCAAGACCGATCTCAATACGATCACCCACCGCCAACTTTGTGCCTATGCCGAACGCCTCAACAATACCCCCAGAAAATGCCTCGACTTCCAGACACCCGCCGAGGCATTCATCGCTCTCTCAAACGGTGCACTTCAAACGTGA
- a CDS encoding endonuclease/exonuclease/phosphatase family protein — protein sequence MIAHQIKVASYNIHKGIGLDRRRDPMRILEVLREIDADVVALQEADRRFGAKACVIPVHTLEEHSPWKAIPFGVNAGSMGWHGNVLLVRKDAVVMDSEAIHLPALEPRGAVMADVRANGVPVRIVGMHLDLSGLWRRRQAQAITTHVDACATRHPTVMMGDLNEWSAGSGCLRDFGKDYDFATTGPSFHVRRPVARLDRIMVSRDFKVLDAGAHQSAASRKASDHLPIWAVLEAA from the coding sequence ATGATCGCACACCAGATAAAGGTCGCCAGCTACAACATCCACAAGGGTATCGGGCTCGATCGCCGTCGCGATCCGATGCGTATTCTGGAAGTCCTGCGCGAAATCGACGCCGACGTGGTCGCGCTTCAGGAGGCCGACCGACGCTTCGGGGCGAAGGCCTGCGTCATTCCCGTCCATACGCTGGAGGAGCATTCCCCGTGGAAGGCGATCCCGTTCGGCGTCAATGCCGGGTCGATGGGCTGGCACGGCAACGTCCTGCTCGTCCGCAAGGACGCGGTGGTGATGGACAGCGAGGCGATCCACCTGCCCGCGCTGGAACCACGCGGCGCGGTGATGGCGGATGTCCGCGCGAACGGCGTTCCGGTGCGTATCGTCGGCATGCATCTCGACCTGTCCGGCCTATGGCGGCGACGTCAGGCACAAGCGATCACCACGCATGTCGACGCCTGCGCGACACGGCATCCGACCGTGATGATGGGCGACCTCAACGAATGGAGCGCGGGCAGCGGATGCCTGCGCGATTTCGGCAAGGACTATGATTTCGCCACCACTGGCCCGAGCTTCCACGTCCGCCGCCCGGTCGCGCGGCTCGACCGGATCATGGTCTCGCGTGACTTCAAGGTGCTGGACGCGGGCGCGCATCAAAGCGCCGCATCGCGCAAGGCGTCCGATCACTTGCCGATCTGGGCGGTGCTGGAGGCGGCGTGA
- a CDS encoding TonB-dependent receptor domain-containing protein: protein MKRFSLIVSISYLALSAPALAKAVSADEPANVAQSDEQSANAKPKAFTTGVAKGRDMFDTAISASTLDDTDIQKISAVSVAEIIGNIPGIRSEGSGTDGFSAISIRGLPLAADGAKFLQLQEDGLPVLEFGDIHFASSDAFLRPDLSLSQIQTIRGGSASTFASNAPGGVVNFLSKTGEVEGGSIMASAGLDHDRYRMDFNYGGRIAADWRFNVGGFYREGEGPRAVGFNAFKGGQIKANLTREFAGGGYIRLYGKYLNDRQPTYAMFPIGVTGTNGSPNYANLPGLDVRRDSTMSQFNTSFPMLDQDNRVTTASGRNGIRAVSSAVGLEAQFEVDEWSVTERFRFSANSGEFNQVATMAIAPANVFRGTGNLTYANGPKTGQAVSADTLMILGLSINAKLNDLGTVTNDVRASRGWDVGSGTLTTSGGVYYSSQDIDMFWSFTTTVQDVAANGASSFVNIATPDGAITQNGVLAYTLQAPQNYHERFDVNYRVIAPYASLNYKLGKLAIGGSLRLDTGKVTGRLYGADLGGGRNGYAVVDMNGDGVIQPTERQVATLPLSQPGNVNYDYDYLSYSLSANYRFADSLSTFVRYSRGARAGADRLFFSPSHDPIGGGLTDPKTAFGYVKQAEAGVKIRSSDFSAYATGFWASTSDRNFQISTDANGASIVVPIDRSYTAKGVELEGAWHNGPFSLTLNGTYTRAKIDKDVLDATLNGNRPRHQANFFFAARPQLESGAVTIGTLVNGTTSSFAQDGNMLKQPGYVIVSPYVQYRIDARTRLSLNAFNVLDKIALISVSAPTVPASGITEAQALNGRTISASLRFDF, encoded by the coding sequence ATGAAGCGCTTCTCCCTAATCGTCTCGATCTCGTACCTCGCCCTCTCTGCGCCGGCACTGGCGAAGGCGGTTTCGGCCGACGAGCCGGCGAACGTCGCGCAGTCGGACGAGCAGTCCGCCAACGCGAAACCCAAGGCGTTCACGACCGGAGTGGCGAAGGGTCGCGACATGTTCGACACGGCGATCTCGGCCAGCACGCTGGACGACACCGACATCCAGAAGATTTCCGCGGTATCGGTGGCAGAGATCATCGGCAACATTCCGGGCATCCGGTCCGAAGGGTCCGGCACGGACGGCTTTTCCGCCATTTCGATCCGCGGCCTGCCGCTCGCGGCGGATGGGGCGAAATTCCTGCAGCTGCAGGAAGACGGCCTGCCGGTCCTCGAATTTGGCGATATTCATTTCGCGTCGTCGGACGCGTTCCTGCGCCCGGACCTGAGTCTGTCGCAGATCCAGACGATCCGCGGCGGATCGGCGTCGACCTTCGCATCCAACGCGCCGGGTGGCGTGGTCAACTTCCTGTCCAAGACAGGCGAGGTCGAGGGCGGCTCGATCATGGCCAGCGCCGGCCTGGACCACGACCGGTATCGCATGGACTTCAACTATGGCGGTCGCATCGCCGCGGACTGGCGCTTCAACGTCGGTGGCTTCTACCGCGAGGGCGAAGGCCCGCGCGCGGTCGGGTTCAACGCCTTCAAGGGCGGACAGATCAAAGCGAACCTAACGCGCGAATTCGCCGGCGGGGGGTATATCCGCCTGTACGGCAAGTATCTGAACGACCGCCAGCCCACCTATGCGATGTTTCCGATCGGAGTGACCGGTACGAACGGTTCGCCGAATTATGCCAATCTGCCCGGGTTGGATGTCCGGCGTGACTCCACGATGTCGCAATTCAACACGTCCTTTCCGATGCTCGACCAGGATAATCGGGTGACGACCGCCAGCGGGCGTAACGGCATCCGCGCGGTGTCCAGCGCAGTGGGACTTGAAGCGCAGTTCGAGGTCGACGAATGGTCGGTGACCGAGCGGTTTCGGTTCTCGGCGAACTCGGGTGAGTTCAATCAGGTTGCTACCATGGCGATCGCGCCGGCAAACGTCTTTCGAGGCACCGGCAACCTAACCTATGCCAACGGTCCGAAGACCGGTCAGGCCGTCAGCGCAGACACGTTGATGATCCTGGGGCTGTCGATTAATGCGAAACTCAACGATCTGGGAACAGTGACCAACGACGTGCGCGCAAGCCGGGGCTGGGACGTCGGTTCTGGGACGCTGACCACGAGCGGGGGCGTGTATTATTCCTCGCAGGACATCGACATGTTCTGGAGCTTCACGACCACGGTACAGGATGTCGCCGCGAATGGCGCGTCTTCATTCGTCAATATCGCGACGCCGGATGGCGCGATCACGCAGAACGGCGTCCTGGCCTACACGCTTCAGGCGCCACAGAATTATCACGAGCGGTTCGACGTCAATTACCGGGTCATCGCGCCTTATGCGTCATTGAATTACAAGCTCGGCAAACTGGCGATCGGCGGCAGCCTCCGTCTCGATACCGGCAAGGTGACGGGGCGCCTCTATGGGGCCGATCTCGGCGGCGGCCGTAACGGCTATGCAGTGGTCGATATGAACGGCGACGGCGTGATCCAGCCGACCGAACGACAGGTCGCGACGCTACCGCTGAGCCAGCCGGGCAACGTCAATTACGACTATGACTATCTGTCCTACTCGCTCAGCGCCAATTACCGCTTCGCGGACTCGCTATCGACGTTCGTCCGGTACAGCCGTGGCGCGCGTGCGGGCGCGGATCGCCTGTTCTTCTCGCCCTCGCACGATCCGATCGGGGGCGGTCTGACCGATCCGAAAACCGCTTTCGGTTACGTCAAGCAAGCCGAAGCGGGCGTCAAGATCCGCTCCAGCGACTTCTCGGCCTATGCGACCGGCTTCTGGGCATCGACCAGCGATCGGAATTTCCAGATCTCGACTGACGCCAACGGCGCGTCGATCGTCGTGCCGATCGACCGCTCGTACACTGCAAAGGGCGTCGAGTTGGAGGGCGCGTGGCACAACGGGCCGTTCAGCCTGACGCTCAACGGCACCTACACGCGCGCGAAGATCGACAAGGACGTGCTGGATGCGACGCTGAACGGAAACCGGCCACGGCACCAGGCGAACTTCTTCTTCGCCGCGCGGCCGCAGCTCGAATCCGGGGCGGTGACGATTGGGACGCTGGTGAACGGCACGACGAGCAGCTTCGCGCAGGACGGCAACATGCTCAAGCAGCCCGGCTATGTCATCGTCAGTCCGTACGTTCAGTATCGCATCGACGCCCGCACGCGTTTGTCGCTGAACGCGTTCAACGTGCTCGACAAGATCGCGCTCATCTCGGTTTCTGCCCCCACCGTTCCGGCGAGCGGCATCACCGAGGCACAGGCGCTCAACGGCCGAACTATCTCGGCATCGTTGCGCTTCGACTTCTGA
- a CDS encoding PadR family transcriptional regulator, which yields MHRGGGGGGGFGGRGGLSFRWGGGDEDRPGGRGPGRGRRMFDGGELRLVLLGLIAEQPRHGYDLIREIEARTGGAYAPSPGVVYPTITMLDDMGMIEERKAEGAKKQFAVTSAGEALLAERADEVAALFARLAEVGAERQRTDGGPIRRAMGNLRQVLHQRLNEDDMDADRLHEVAALLDEVAQKIERLK from the coding sequence ATGCATCGCGGTGGTGGTGGTGGCGGTGGCTTTGGCGGACGGGGTGGTCTCTCCTTCCGGTGGGGCGGCGGTGACGAGGATCGCCCCGGTGGACGTGGTCCCGGCCGCGGGCGTCGCATGTTCGACGGTGGCGAGTTGCGGCTCGTCCTGCTCGGGCTGATCGCGGAGCAACCCCGCCACGGCTACGACCTGATCCGCGAGATCGAGGCCCGTACCGGCGGCGCCTATGCGCCGAGCCCCGGGGTCGTCTATCCGACGATCACGATGCTGGACGACATGGGCATGATCGAGGAGCGCAAGGCCGAGGGCGCGAAGAAGCAGTTCGCGGTCACCAGCGCTGGCGAAGCGTTGCTGGCCGAGCGCGCGGACGAGGTCGCGGCATTGTTCGCGCGGCTTGCGGAGGTGGGTGCGGAACGGCAGCGGACCGATGGCGGGCCGATCCGGCGCGCGATGGGCAATCTCCGCCAGGTCTTGCACCAGCGGCTGAACGAAGACGATATGGACGCCGACCGGCTGCATGAAGTCGCCGCGTTGCTGGACGAGGTCGCACAGAAGATCGAGCGTTTGAAATGA